Proteins found in one Takifugu rubripes chromosome 15, fTakRub1.2, whole genome shotgun sequence genomic segment:
- the LOC115252734 gene encoding uncharacterized protein encodes MEPGGLSTHLSNPYTFPAKLWFLVNTPEITAIIWNNVGNGILIDKALLETQVLSPTSETLRGLSKFKGIKFLSFIRQLHHYGFKKVKPVRVTSNCVHHFFQPYFKKDHPELLPEVKRKVRQRTRSRPAPYSNPYNVTRMQYVVQQPHGGIFPYLPAQPFPNNMEYFLTGANPSLYPRTAPNTYNLQTLVQPIETGHQKVIEDPFNDLNEMLSLLSTLKEQAQWETSGIHTQEFHPAAGVLPNHNNVYFGFPPMQ; translated from the exons atggaACCTGGTGGACTCTCCACACATTTAAGCAACCCCTACACCTTTCCTGCTAAACTATGGTTTCTGGTAAATACTCCAGAAATCACTGCCATCATTTGGAACAATGTTGGTAATGGAATCCTCATTGATAAAGCTCTATTAGAGACCCAGGTGTTGTCTCCCACCTCTGAAACTTTGAGGGGGTTGAGCAAATTTAAAGGCATCAAATTCTTAAGTTTTATCCGCCAGCTTCACCACTATGGCTTCAAAAAAGTCAAACCTGTGCGCGTCACTTCCAACTGCGTTCACCACTTCTTCCAGCCTTATTTCAAAAAGGACCACCCTGAACTTCTTCCAGAGGTGAAGAGAAAAGTTCGCCAGCGCACCAGGTCCCGACCTGCTCCCTACTCTAACCCCTACAACGTGACCAGAATGCAGTACGTTGTACAACAGCCGCATGGAG GAATCTTTCCATACTTGCCAGCTCAACCCTTCCCCAACAACATGGAGTACTTTCTAACTGGAGCAAATCCATCGCTATACCCGAGGACAGCACCCAACACCTACAACCTCCAAACCCTGGTCCAGCCCATAGAAACCGGCCACCAGAAAGTCATTGAAGATCCATTCAATGATCTGAATGAGATGCTCTCGTTACTGTCCACCCTAAAGGAGCAAGCACAG TGGGAAACCAGCGGGATTCACACCCAGGAATTCcacccagctgcaggtgttttacCAAATCACAACAATGTTTACTTTGGCTTTCCACCAATGCAGTAG